Proteins encoded together in one Branchiostoma floridae strain S238N-H82 chromosome 18, Bfl_VNyyK, whole genome shotgun sequence window:
- the LOC118405625 gene encoding solute carrier family 35 member F5-like isoform X1 — protein MAIGLFSFSPGDPRRLVFGVLLLLLVDAIWVGSSELTKYIYQNAGFDKPYFSTYAKTSMFILYLGGFLFWRPWREQCCSHVRKTDSTNTHNGTVVVDADNNETSSDQDPDLPEDGQDSKLSEPLYVPIKLSDSERSSVASDLDKLESVETSPALLKKKGKVRFSNLLEVRHMSGTEAEAANLARMSYTASLRLEESHSRSANKLHPKQVAKIALLFCIPWFLGNLSYQEALDETQAAVVNILSSTSGLFTLILAALFPSSYGDKFTASKLVAVLLSIGGIVLVSMSHTNQQDQLQLGALWALCGAALYAVYLVMLKKKVDNEERLDIPMFFGFVGMFNMVLLWPGLLVLHHLKLESFVWPTPQQWMYLALNGLIGTVLSEFLWLWGCFLTSSLIATLSLSLTIPLTVLVDIFLKKVSFNWMFFMGIPPVFLSFFAVTFLSHWDDWDPVMVVLKKALHCFCHCRRRTHARSPEDLEQRESLIGIEDGSGSQEEMEGCT, from the exons ATGGCGATAGGGCTGTTTAGTTTCTCCCCTGGGGACCCTCGCAGACTGGTGTTCGGGGTGCTGTTGTTACTGCTGGTGGATGCTATATGGGTCGGATCATCAGAGCTCACCAAG TACATCTACCAGAATGCTGGGTTTGACAAGCCTTACTTCAGCACCTATGCCAAGACTTCCATGTTTATCCTGTACCTCGGAGGCTTCCTGTTCTGGAGACCATGGAGGGAACAGTGCTGCAGCCATGTCAGGAAAACTGACAGTACCAACACACATAATGGGACAGTG GTTGTAGATGCAGACAACAATGAAACCAGCTCTGATCAGGACCCAGACCTACCAGAAGATGGGCAGGACTCAAAATTG AGTGAACCCCTGTACGTCCCCATCAAACTGAGTGACAGTGAGAGAAGCAGTGTGGCGAGTGATCTGGACAAACTGGAGTCAGTGGAAACAA GTCCGGCTCTTCTGAAAAAGAAAGGCAAGGTCAGATTCAGTAACCTGCTGGAAGTAAGACACATGTCAG GCACTGAAGCCGAGGCAGCTAACCTGGCCAGGATGTCCTACACAGCCTCCCTCAGACTGGAGGAGTCCCACAGTAGAAGTGCTAACAAACTGCACCCCAAACAAGTGGCTAAGATAGCCCTGCTGTTCTGTATACCG TGGTTCCTTGGGAATCTGTCATATCAGGAGGCCCTGGATGAGACCCAGGCTGCTGTAGTCAACATCTTGTCATCTACCTCAG GCCTGTTTACCTTGATCCTGGCAGCTCTGTTTCCCAGCTCCTACGGAGACAAGTTCACAGCGTCTAAGTTGGTAGCAGTTCTCTTAAG TATTGGAGGGATAGTGTTGGTGTCCATGTCTCACACAAACCAGCAGGACCAGCTACAGCTGGGCGCACTCTGGGCTCTGTGTGGGGCGGCTCTGTATGCAGTCTACCTGGTCATGCTGAAGAAGAAAGTAGATAATGAAGAAAGGCTGGATATTCCCATGTTTTTTG GTTTTGTAGGCATGTTCAACATGGTCCTGCTGTGGCCAGGCCTCCTGGTCCTGCACCATCTCAAGCTGGAGTCATTTGTGTGGCCGACTCCACAGCAATGGATGTACTTAGCACTCAATGGGCTGATTGGAACAGTTCTGTCAGAATTCCTCTGGTTGTG GGGCTGTTTTCTCACATCGTCACTGATAGCAACCTTGTCTCTCAGCCTTACCATTCCTCTCACTGTCCTGGTGGACATATTCCTCAAAAAG GTGTCTTTTAATTGGATGTTCTTCATGGGAATCCCTCCTGTCTTCCTGTCCTTTTTTGCGGTGACGTTCCTGTCTCACTGGGATGACTGGGACCCTGTCATGGTGGTGCTGAAGAAAGCTCTACATTGTTTCTGCCACTGTAGAAGAAGAACTCATGCAAG GAGTCCTGAGGACCTGGAGCAGAGGGAAAGTCTTATAGGAATAGAAGATGGATCTGGAAGCCAGGAGGAGATGGAGGGCTGTACATAA
- the LOC118405625 gene encoding solute carrier family 35 member F5-like isoform X2, with the protein MYSTNTHNGTVVVDADNNETSSDQDPDLPEDGQDSKLSEPLYVPIKLSDSERSSVASDLDKLESVETSPALLKKKGKVRFSNLLEVRHMSGTEAEAANLARMSYTASLRLEESHSRSANKLHPKQVAKIALLFCIPWFLGNLSYQEALDETQAAVVNILSSTSGLFTLILAALFPSSYGDKFTASKLVAVLLSIGGIVLVSMSHTNQQDQLQLGALWALCGAALYAVYLVMLKKKVDNEERLDIPMFFGFVGMFNMVLLWPGLLVLHHLKLESFVWPTPQQWMYLALNGLIGTVLSEFLWLWGCFLTSSLIATLSLSLTIPLTVLVDIFLKKVSFNWMFFMGIPPVFLSFFAVTFLSHWDDWDPVMVVLKKALHCFCHCRRRTHARSPEDLEQRESLIGIEDGSGSQEEMEGCT; encoded by the exons ATGTACAGTACCAACACACATAATGGGACAGTG GTTGTAGATGCAGACAACAATGAAACCAGCTCTGATCAGGACCCAGACCTACCAGAAGATGGGCAGGACTCAAAATTG AGTGAACCCCTGTACGTCCCCATCAAACTGAGTGACAGTGAGAGAAGCAGTGTGGCGAGTGATCTGGACAAACTGGAGTCAGTGGAAACAA GTCCGGCTCTTCTGAAAAAGAAAGGCAAGGTCAGATTCAGTAACCTGCTGGAAGTAAGACACATGTCAG GCACTGAAGCCGAGGCAGCTAACCTGGCCAGGATGTCCTACACAGCCTCCCTCAGACTGGAGGAGTCCCACAGTAGAAGTGCTAACAAACTGCACCCCAAACAAGTGGCTAAGATAGCCCTGCTGTTCTGTATACCG TGGTTCCTTGGGAATCTGTCATATCAGGAGGCCCTGGATGAGACCCAGGCTGCTGTAGTCAACATCTTGTCATCTACCTCAG GCCTGTTTACCTTGATCCTGGCAGCTCTGTTTCCCAGCTCCTACGGAGACAAGTTCACAGCGTCTAAGTTGGTAGCAGTTCTCTTAAG TATTGGAGGGATAGTGTTGGTGTCCATGTCTCACACAAACCAGCAGGACCAGCTACAGCTGGGCGCACTCTGGGCTCTGTGTGGGGCGGCTCTGTATGCAGTCTACCTGGTCATGCTGAAGAAGAAAGTAGATAATGAAGAAAGGCTGGATATTCCCATGTTTTTTG GTTTTGTAGGCATGTTCAACATGGTCCTGCTGTGGCCAGGCCTCCTGGTCCTGCACCATCTCAAGCTGGAGTCATTTGTGTGGCCGACTCCACAGCAATGGATGTACTTAGCACTCAATGGGCTGATTGGAACAGTTCTGTCAGAATTCCTCTGGTTGTG GGGCTGTTTTCTCACATCGTCACTGATAGCAACCTTGTCTCTCAGCCTTACCATTCCTCTCACTGTCCTGGTGGACATATTCCTCAAAAAG GTGTCTTTTAATTGGATGTTCTTCATGGGAATCCCTCCTGTCTTCCTGTCCTTTTTTGCGGTGACGTTCCTGTCTCACTGGGATGACTGGGACCCTGTCATGGTGGTGCTGAAGAAAGCTCTACATTGTTTCTGCCACTGTAGAAGAAGAACTCATGCAAG GAGTCCTGAGGACCTGGAGCAGAGGGAAAGTCTTATAGGAATAGAAGATGGATCTGGAAGCCAGGAGGAGATGGAGGGCTGTACATAA